Proteins from one Geomonas agri genomic window:
- a CDS encoding tetratricopeptide repeat protein: MYNLLISAGAAIAVFLVVILAAGTSYWWAALLGAMIVFMASFLIISRIITKKLEAIMEPAMKDIQAQRFEKGIRDLKAALPYGKWQIYVESQINSAIGMVYFVRREFATAFPYLEKGFFKNWVTMGMLGVTYMKKNKHDKMKETFDKALMASPKESLLYALYGYCLNEIGENVKACEIVAKGVAKLPGDENLKQNLELLREGKKMKMKGYGEMWLQFHLESMATIQKQQMAAMGGKRRIIRK; this comes from the coding sequence ATGTACAACCTTCTCATTTCCGCAGGCGCAGCAATCGCAGTTTTCCTCGTCGTCATTCTCGCCGCCGGTACCTCGTACTGGTGGGCGGCGCTCCTGGGCGCCATGATCGTCTTCATGGCGAGCTTTTTGATCATCTCCCGCATCATCACCAAGAAGCTCGAAGCCATCATGGAACCGGCCATGAAGGATATCCAGGCCCAGCGCTTCGAGAAGGGGATCCGCGACCTGAAGGCGGCGCTGCCTTACGGCAAGTGGCAGATCTACGTGGAGAGCCAGATCAACTCCGCCATCGGCATGGTCTACTTCGTGCGGCGCGAGTTCGCCACCGCGTTCCCGTACCTGGAGAAGGGCTTCTTCAAGAACTGGGTCACCATGGGGATGCTCGGTGTCACCTACATGAAGAAGAACAAGCACGACAAGATGAAGGAAACCTTCGACAAGGCGCTCATGGCGAGCCCGAAAGAGTCGCTCCTATACGCCCTCTACGGCTACTGCCTCAACGAGATCGGCGAGAACGTCAAGGCCTGCGAGATCGTGGCCAAGGGCGTAGCGAAGCTCCCCGGGGATGAGAACCTGAAGCAGAACCTCGAGCTTTTGCGCGAAGGGAAGAAGATGAAGATGAAGGGGTACGGAGAGATGTGGCTGCAGTTCCACCTGGAAAGCATGGCGACCATCCAGAAGCAGCAGATGGCGGCCATGGGCGGAAAGCGCCGAATTATCAGAAAATAG